One genomic segment of Candidatus Eisenbacteria bacterium includes these proteins:
- a CDS encoding DUF2723 domain-containing protein has product MMQDDAGLWRNLTRPLGSPRSGATGPPRSPLWFTFLSASLPLLGVYLFSLQRDLGTIDSGELAAVCHTLGIAHPSGYPLYTLLGRLAALIPWGELLTRLHILSALLSAAAAGFTALALRETLDLLFKQARYQKISDQWLARLSVLGAWVWGLSPSVWEQAVVNEVYGLHFVFLSLSVYLGLILLRPSIPAAQRSVLLHYPEADSRHLAFLGYLLGLGFSHHLSLAFVLPSLGLAAGYYLYRRRVRPTARFDSIRWKILLTLIIFFMFGFSVDLYLPLRAAQEPLLNWGDPSSWARWVRHVSGWQYRVWLAPGSDTVITNVLGRIPGIWNDLGWVLPVAAVAGLILSWRRRAMAALFWTILLAVGLIWAASYDIKDIQSYYAASDLAVVALGLSGLAILLSRIRRRKVILTFVMLPVAPLIIFGAFLRWDRCAADGPPLPGLYARGLLEGLPEKTLLFSRQWDTCVSAMLYLQFVEELRPDVAIVDTELLRRSWYYPQLDRMYPGLLDPVRPQRDEFLTDLASFEAGRPYDAVRIETRYQALQKALHQAWVQRRPTAVTPEVDARIFETSLPVPYGMVILFDPPEELLSGRGPLPLVEPFLAFGPRTDDLMARLMRHLISNMAVSRAQFLEEREAPGASVLLEEAGWLRRRSEMSGRN; this is encoded by the coding sequence TTGATGCAAGACGATGCCGGTCTCTGGCGGAACCTGACCCGCCCGCTGGGTTCACCCCGATCCGGCGCGACGGGTCCGCCGCGTTCGCCCCTGTGGTTTACTTTTCTATCCGCATCCCTGCCCCTGCTCGGGGTTTACCTTTTCAGTCTGCAAAGGGATTTGGGGACGATCGACAGCGGGGAACTGGCCGCCGTCTGCCACACCCTCGGCATCGCCCACCCCTCCGGTTACCCGCTCTATACACTCTTAGGCAGGCTCGCCGCTCTGATTCCCTGGGGTGAACTTCTGACCCGTTTGCATATCCTCTCTGCTCTCCTTTCGGCCGCAGCGGCCGGTTTTACGGCGCTGGCCTTGCGGGAAACGCTGGATCTCTTGTTTAAACAGGCCCGGTACCAGAAAATTTCCGATCAATGGCTCGCCCGGCTTTCTGTTCTAGGCGCCTGGGTATGGGGCTTGTCTCCCTCTGTCTGGGAGCAAGCGGTTGTGAATGAGGTCTATGGTCTCCATTTCGTCTTTTTATCTCTATCGGTCTATTTGGGATTGATTCTGCTCCGCCCCTCGATACCCGCCGCACAGCGATCGGTCCTGCTGCATTATCCGGAGGCGGACAGCCGCCACCTCGCCTTTCTCGGGTATCTGCTGGGTCTGGGATTCAGTCATCACCTATCGCTGGCCTTTGTCCTGCCATCCCTGGGTCTGGCCGCCGGGTATTATTTGTACAGGCGGCGGGTTCGGCCAACGGCCCGGTTCGATTCGATTCGTTGGAAAATCCTGCTCACCCTGATTATATTTTTCATGTTCGGATTTTCGGTCGATCTGTATCTGCCGTTGCGCGCCGCACAGGAGCCCTTGTTAAACTGGGGGGATCCCTCCTCATGGGCGCGCTGGGTCCGGCATGTCTCGGGATGGCAATACCGAGTCTGGCTGGCTCCCGGATCAGACACGGTCATCACCAATGTTCTGGGCCGGATTCCCGGAATATGGAATGATTTAGGATGGGTTCTTCCGGTCGCTGCTGTTGCCGGGCTTATACTTTCTTGGCGGCGGCGCGCGATGGCGGCGCTTTTCTGGACAATCCTTTTGGCCGTGGGACTGATCTGGGCCGCTTCCTATGATATCAAAGATATCCAGTCCTACTATGCCGCGTCCGATCTCGCCGTCGTGGCATTGGGATTGAGCGGTCTTGCGATCCTGCTCTCGAGAATCCGCCGGCGAAAAGTCATTTTAACATTCGTTATGCTGCCGGTGGCGCCGCTGATTATTTTCGGTGCTTTTTTACGATGGGACCGCTGCGCGGCCGATGGGCCGCCACTGCCCGGTCTCTATGCCCGGGGATTACTGGAGGGGCTGCCCGAGAAGACGCTCCTCTTCAGCCGGCAGTGGGACACGTGCGTCTCGGCGATGCTCTATCTTCAGTTTGTTGAAGAGCTCCGTCCCGATGTCGCGATCGTCGATACGGAGCTGCTGCGCCGCTCCTGGTATTATCCGCAGCTCGACCGGATGTATCCGGGGCTGCTCGATCCGGTCCGCCCTCAACGCGATGAGTTTCTCACGGATCTTGCTTCCTTCGAGGCGGGCCGGCCGTATGATGCTGTCCGCATCGAGACTCGTTATCAGGCGCTGCAGAAGGCCCTGCATCAAGCCTGGGTCCAGCGGCGTCCAACGGCCGTCACGCCCGAGGTGGATGCCCGGATATTCGAGACATCGCTCCCGGTGCCGTATGGGATGGTGATCCTTTTTGATCCGCCGGAAGAGCTGCTTTCCGGCCGCGGCCCCTTGCCGCTGGTTGAACCTTTCTTGGCATTCGGACCCCGGACCGATGACCTGATGGCGCGGCTGATGCGGCATCTCATCAGCAATATGGCCGTCTCACGGGCGCAATTTCTCGAGGAAAGGGAAGCGCCGGGGGCTTCCGTGCTGTTGGAGGAGGCCGGCTGGCTGCGGCGTCGCAGTGAGATGAGTGGGAGGAATTAA
- a CDS encoding DegQ family serine endoprotease, whose protein sequence is MSTLRKSIGWLGILGLVLLLANASLPAMADPSYGNDRETAHALSNAFASAAEEVMPAVVTITSFKVIRFSSREDPFWRFFGNPNEQPEEREIPQQGLGSGVIVRDDGIILTNNHVVAEAEELTVLLADGRELKAEIVGRDPKTDLAVIRIAADENVSNLPVAHLGDSDVMRVGDWVLAAGSPFQLNQTVTAGIISAKGRSNLRLASYEDFIQTDAAINPGNSGGAMINLDGQVIGINTAIASRNGGYQGIGFAIPINMARQVMDSILTHGRVIRGQLGVYIQEITREMSEALELGTLKGALVSQVNENGPADKAGIRERDVIIALDGKPVENMQDLRFRIAGLPPDTRVAVTILRDGEKKTIDVVLGELEDEEAEIIPASLSNDWQDKLGFRLEALTSAIRSQLDLDESVKGIVVESVEPTGSAAEAGLRPGDVIEKVGDKKIEALVDFKNALDALDGSKPFVLRVTRGPQKLFLAMVLPK, encoded by the coding sequence ATGAGCACACTTCGGAAATCTATCGGTTGGCTCGGCATTCTGGGGCTCGTCCTTTTGTTGGCGAATGCTTCACTCCCCGCGATGGCCGATCCGAGTTATGGAAATGATCGTGAGACAGCGCATGCCCTCAGCAACGCCTTTGCGAGCGCCGCGGAAGAGGTCATGCCGGCCGTTGTCACGATTACTTCTTTCAAGGTGATCCGCTTTTCCTCCCGCGAGGATCCCTTCTGGCGCTTCTTCGGCAATCCCAATGAACAACCCGAGGAAAGGGAAATCCCGCAGCAGGGTCTGGGATCAGGTGTCATCGTAAGGGATGACGGCATCATTCTGACCAACAACCATGTCGTCGCCGAGGCTGAAGAGCTGACGGTTTTATTGGCCGACGGCAGGGAACTCAAGGCTGAGATCGTCGGGCGCGACCCCAAGACCGATCTTGCCGTGATCCGGATCGCCGCCGATGAGAATGTCAGCAATCTTCCGGTGGCTCATCTCGGGGACTCCGATGTCATGCGGGTCGGCGATTGGGTTCTAGCGGCGGGAAGCCCCTTCCAACTTAATCAAACGGTAACGGCGGGCATCATCAGCGCCAAGGGGCGGTCCAATTTAAGGCTCGCATCCTATGAAGACTTTATACAAACCGATGCCGCGATTAACCCGGGCAACAGCGGCGGCGCCATGATCAATCTCGACGGCCAGGTCATCGGCATCAACACGGCCATTGCCAGCCGGAATGGCGGTTATCAGGGCATCGGCTTCGCCATCCCGATCAATATGGCCAGGCAGGTCATGGACTCGATCCTGACGCATGGCCGTGTGATCCGCGGACAACTCGGTGTTTACATCCAAGAAATCACACGGGAGATGTCGGAAGCGCTGGAGCTTGGCACACTGAAGGGCGCCCTCGTTTCGCAGGTCAATGAGAATGGCCCCGCCGACAAGGCCGGGATCCGCGAGCGGGATGTGATTATCGCTCTCGACGGCAAGCCGGTCGAGAACATGCAGGATCTTCGTTTCCGTATCGCCGGCCTCCCACCCGACACACGGGTTGCGGTCACGATTCTACGGGATGGCGAGAAGAAAACGATCGATGTCGTGCTCGGCGAGCTTGAGGATGAGGAGGCGGAAATTATCCCCGCATCATTGAGCAATGATTGGCAGGATAAGCTCGGATTCCGGCTGGAAGCCCTCACGTCGGCCATCCGGTCCCAGTTGGACCTCGATGAGAGCGTGAAGGGCATCGTTGTGGAGTCGGTGGAGCCGACAGGCTCCGCCGCGGAGGCGGGATTGCGTCCCGGCGATGTGATTGAAAAGGTCGGTGACAAGAAAATCGAAGCACTGGTTGATTTCAAGAACGCCCTCGACGCTTTGGATGGCAGCAAACCGTTTGTCCTGCGGGTGACGCGTGGCCCTCAGAAGCTATTCTTGGCCATGGTGTTACCTAAATAG
- a CDS encoding DNA-directed RNA polymerase subunit omega has protein sequence MSDQEAPRSKSKHVIDQESLLDPQNKYELVMTAAKEAERLNSVYNHRHEEPPMKVTSLALERVYSGLTRLTYEEEEKEETREQLPFFNPEL, from the coding sequence ATGTCGGACCAGGAAGCGCCACGCTCGAAATCGAAACATGTGATCGACCAGGAATCCCTGTTGGACCCGCAAAACAAGTATGAATTGGTCATGACGGCCGCGAAAGAGGCGGAAAGGCTCAACTCGGTCTATAATCACCGGCACGAAGAGCCGCCGATGAAGGTCACATCATTGGCCCTCGAACGTGTTTATAGCGGATTGACCAGGCTCACCTACGAGGAGGAAGAGAAGGAAGAGACACGCGAACAGCTGCCCTTCTTTAATCCGGAGCTTTAA
- a CDS encoding HDOD domain-containing protein, whose product MTEIIENNALARVQNALGERDYLSPVPHAIARLWEVIDRPETTVDHLTQIVESDPSLTVNLLRIVNSVSFGLRRKLVNVRDAIIYAGLSELKNLSIALVVQTGLLLRKPYLTNFDVDLVWRHSVGTGILARHLARQTRAAKPETAFVTGLLHNVGWIILDQVIPERVAEILGDHEDSEEGSGPSEFRHLGFTHADAGAWLIQQWKLPKILSNAVQYHHQPHAATTHRKLTTLLYVADTLTAQVVPYIPQFPPIGDPPEEFWRELDMSPAAGIPAIGLVEKELEKVMDLLRVT is encoded by the coding sequence GTGACTGAAATCATAGAAAACAATGCCCTGGCGCGTGTCCAGAACGCGTTGGGGGAGAGAGATTACCTCTCCCCCGTTCCCCATGCTATCGCCCGGCTCTGGGAGGTCATCGACCGGCCGGAAACAACGGTCGATCATCTGACCCAAATCGTTGAGAGCGACCCCTCCCTGACCGTCAATCTTCTGCGGATTGTCAATTCCGTCAGTTTCGGGCTGCGCCGGAAGCTGGTGAATGTGCGGGATGCGATTATCTATGCCGGTCTCAGCGAATTAAAAAACCTCTCCATCGCCCTTGTTGTGCAAACAGGCCTGTTGCTCCGGAAACCCTATTTGACAAATTTTGATGTCGATCTCGTCTGGCGCCACAGCGTCGGAACGGGGATTCTCGCTCGTCATCTGGCCCGTCAAACGCGAGCGGCCAAACCTGAAACCGCCTTCGTCACGGGTCTATTGCACAATGTCGGATGGATTATTCTCGATCAGGTCATTCCCGAAAGGGTCGCAGAGATCCTCGGCGATCATGAAGATTCAGAAGAGGGCTCGGGTCCCAGTGAATTCAGACATCTAGGATTCACACACGCCGACGCCGGAGCCTGGCTGATTCAGCAATGGAAACTTCCCAAGATCCTCTCGAACGCCGTGCAGTACCATCACCAACCCCATGCGGCAACGACCCACCGGAAGCTGACGACTCTGCTCTATGTCGCCGACACGCTGACCGCACAGGTTGTCCCCTATATCCCCCAGTTCCCACCCATCGGTGATCCGCCTGAAGAGTTTTGGCGGGAACTCGACATGTCTCCCGCGGCGGGCATCCCGGCCATCGGCCTTGTGGAGAAGGAATTGGAGAAGGTTATGGATCTGTTGCGCGTGACATAG
- a CDS encoding fibronectin type III domain-containing protein, producing MAWTAPADPPESDTVQNYYLAYRPGDPLVTEIDWITSNVISNGLPEPSAPGSPEQYRLTGLDPGIFYGISLRTDDAAGNLSHLSPPFADSTMAEPPPPPPPDTLPPYPIDDLAVLYRDTTSVILEWTVPQDQGGSSLASYEIRLSVSSDPIDETTWPSATPYPSSPLPHEPATQQTISWKGLEPGTSYAAAVKTRDMQGNLSELSNPLVFETDTLYIPPEVDETPPSRVDDFRVVSVLTDGFRLLWTMTGDDGMEGLADSMAVALTAGDTPIEDEAAWMGAAKLQDLPSIEPPGTEMQFDLSGLEPESAYALAIRVFDEAGNVSPMSPPLVHRTLALPDTMDPEPIIDLTLAAVGTTFVQLEWTAPGDPDGELQRYILGWKFGDWEPSLRAWELAAKDSTSLPAPSPPGSLETVRLEGLLPDTTYSFQIRCRDAADHLSEEGTVLTIETLPLEDPPDPPDDPPPPWPITDLSLADVGLDWMILTWSAPPDSGDLIISYVLGIYPGSPIEDEAGWESALHLTEGLPPPAPEGAVQSVRIDDISLKNGSGVALRALFNEDSLTALANPLWIDPQTQPPEDPEPPAAVDDLHILSIGPEELVLEWTAPHPGLHGGDVISYELGISPEMITEESWDLVEKIEDPPLPAAPGTMQDWWVGDLTEGTLYIFALKSRSEDLLWSPLSNLLTLTTPQIDAVPPLPPSTLNVQWLEEDLLLLEWPPVNDPYLTGYHVYQRLGAGEFMRVTVEPVSAPRLELTAPTADAPVLYAVTSVNRWGLESALSEETMLYTDAFRLMCPRPHPARASARFQLSLPPAPGGNVQLQAAVYTLSGRRLFMLWNGPVRAGREIELIWDGLSESGRPVTPGFYLLRVRAGNDVRGMKFLLIE from the coding sequence TTGGCATGGACCGCGCCGGCCGATCCGCCCGAGAGTGATACGGTTCAGAATTATTACCTGGCCTACCGGCCCGGTGATCCCCTGGTGACGGAAATCGATTGGATCACTTCGAATGTCATATCCAATGGTCTCCCGGAACCATCGGCGCCCGGGTCACCCGAACAATACCGTTTGACCGGCCTTGATCCGGGTATTTTCTATGGCATTTCGCTGCGGACCGATGACGCCGCGGGGAATCTTTCACATTTGAGCCCGCCCTTCGCCGACAGCACGATGGCCGAGCCGCCGCCGCCCCCGCCGCCGGACACCCTGCCGCCCTATCCGATTGATGATCTGGCCGTACTGTATAGGGACACGACCTCGGTCATCCTCGAATGGACGGTTCCGCAAGATCAGGGCGGCTCGTCGCTGGCTTCTTATGAGATCCGTCTTTCCGTTTCCAGCGATCCCATCGATGAAACGACCTGGCCGTCGGCCACGCCCTATCCCAGTTCGCCCCTTCCACATGAACCGGCGACGCAGCAGACCATTTCTTGGAAGGGACTGGAACCGGGGACAAGCTATGCGGCGGCCGTCAAAACCCGGGACATGCAAGGAAATCTGTCGGAACTTTCGAATCCACTGGTTTTCGAAACCGATACGCTCTACATACCGCCGGAAGTCGATGAAACGCCCCCAAGCCGGGTTGATGATTTTCGTGTCGTGTCGGTCCTGACGGATGGTTTCCGCCTTCTTTGGACGATGACCGGGGATGATGGGATGGAGGGCTTGGCCGATTCGATGGCTGTTGCGTTGACAGCCGGTGATACACCCATCGAGGACGAAGCGGCTTGGATGGGCGCGGCCAAGCTCCAAGATCTGCCCTCGATTGAGCCGCCGGGGACGGAAATGCAATTCGATCTCAGCGGACTGGAGCCGGAAAGCGCCTATGCCCTCGCGATCCGTGTTTTCGATGAGGCGGGAAATGTCTCGCCGATGTCACCACCGCTGGTCCACCGGACATTGGCGTTGCCCGATACAATGGATCCCGAACCGATCATCGATCTCACCCTGGCGGCGGTCGGGACCACATTTGTACAACTCGAATGGACCGCCCCCGGCGACCCCGATGGGGAGCTTCAGCGCTATATTCTCGGCTGGAAATTCGGAGATTGGGAGCCGAGTCTCAGAGCATGGGAACTGGCCGCCAAAGACTCGACTTCGTTGCCCGCGCCTTCCCCGCCGGGCTCTCTGGAAACGGTTCGCCTTGAGGGCCTGCTGCCCGATACAACCTATTCCTTTCAGATCCGATGCCGGGATGCGGCCGATCATCTCTCCGAGGAGGGGACTGTTTTAACAATCGAGACCTTGCCGTTGGAGGATCCGCCCGATCCGCCGGATGATCCCCCGCCGCCGTGGCCGATCACCGATCTTTCCCTCGCCGATGTGGGACTGGATTGGATGATTCTCACCTGGTCGGCGCCGCCCGATTCAGGGGATCTCATCATTTCCTACGTCCTCGGTATTTATCCGGGATCGCCGATTGAAGATGAAGCCGGCTGGGAGAGCGCCCTGCATCTGACAGAGGGTCTGCCGCCCCCGGCGCCTGAGGGCGCGGTTCAATCGGTTCGGATCGATGATATCTCGCTCAAGAATGGGTCCGGTGTCGCTCTGCGCGCGCTTTTCAACGAGGACAGCCTGACGGCGCTCGCGAATCCCCTGTGGATCGATCCGCAGACACAACCGCCGGAAGATCCGGAACCACCCGCGGCCGTGGATGACTTGCACATTTTAAGCATAGGGCCGGAAGAGCTCGTTCTGGAATGGACCGCGCCCCACCCTGGATTGCATGGGGGGGATGTGATCTCCTATGAACTCGGGATATCTCCCGAAATGATCACCGAGGAATCATGGGATTTGGTGGAAAAAATCGAGGACCCACCGCTGCCGGCGGCGCCGGGAACGATGCAAGATTGGTGGGTCGGCGATCTGACCGAGGGAACATTATACATTTTCGCCCTGAAAAGCCGGTCGGAAGATTTGCTCTGGTCGCCTCTCTCGAACCTACTCACGCTGACGACTCCCCAGATCGACGCCGTGCCGCCGCTGCCTCCATCCACACTGAATGTGCAATGGCTCGAAGAGGACCTGCTGCTGTTGGAATGGCCGCCGGTCAACGATCCCTACCTTACCGGGTATCATGTGTACCAGCGTCTGGGCGCCGGGGAATTCATGCGGGTGACCGTTGAGCCGGTTTCGGCGCCCCGTCTGGAATTGACCGCACCGACGGCGGATGCGCCGGTCCTGTACGCTGTGACTTCGGTTAATCGTTGGGGATTGGAAAGCGCTCTATCAGAGGAAACGATGCTTTATACCGATGCCTTCCGCCTGATGTGTCCCAGGCCTCACCCGGCGCGGGCGTCGGCGCGGTTCCAATTGTCCCTGCCGCCGGCTCCTGGAGGTAATGTTCAACTTCAGGCGGCCGTCTACACGCTCTCAGGCAGACGGCTCTTTATGCTCTGGAACGGCCCTGTCCGGGCGGGCCGGGAGATTGAACTGATCTGGGATGGTCTCTCTGAATCGGGCCGTCCCGTGACGCCGGGGTTCTATCTTCTTAGAGTTCGAGCGGGGAATGACGTTCGGGGAATGAAGTTTCTGCTGATCGAGTAA